From the Phalacrocorax carbo unplaced genomic scaffold, bPhaCar2.1 SCAFFOLD_54, whole genome shotgun sequence genome, one window contains:
- the LOC135311165 gene encoding olfactory receptor 14J1-like translates to MSNSSSVTQFLLLAFTDTRELQLLHFWLSLAIYLAALLGNGLIVTAIACDHRLHTPMYFFLLNLSLLDLGCISTTLPKSMANSLWDTRDISYAGCAAQAFLFLFLISAEFYLLTVMAYDRYMAICTPLHYGTLLGSRACAHMAAAAWATGFLSALLHTASTFSLPLCHGNALEQFFCEIPQILKLSCSDTYLREVGLLGVSACVVFGCFVFIVLSYVQIFRAVLRIPSEQGRHKAFSTCLPHLAVVSLFLSTAMFAYLKPPSISSPPLDLVVAVLYSVVPPAVNPLIYGMRNQELKDAVCKLMTGSFSEAISCPCPYA, encoded by the coding sequence ATGTCCAACAGCAGCTCCGTCACACAGTTCCTCCTCCTGGCGTTCACAGACacgcgggagctgcagctcctgcacttctggctctccctggccatctacctggctgccctcctgggcaacGGGCTCATCGTCACCGCCATCGCCTGCGACCACCGCCTCCACACccccatgtacttcttcctcctcaacctctccctcctcgacCTGGGCTGCATCTCCACcactctccccaaatccatggcCAATTCCCTctgggacaccagggacatCTCCTACGCAGGATGTGCTGCACaagcctttctgtttctctttttgataTCAGCAGAGTTTTATCTCCTGACGGTCATGGCCTACGACCGCTACATGGCCATCTGCACACCCCTGCACTACGGgaccctgctgggcagcagagcttgtgcccacatggcagcagctgcctgggccaCTGGGTTTCTCAGTGCTCTGCTGCACACGGCCAGTACATTTTCactgcccctctgccatggcaatgccctggagcagttcttctgtgaaatccccCAGATCCTCAAGCTCTCCTGCTCAGACACCTACCTCAGGGAGGTCGGGCTTCTTGGGGTCAGTGCCTGTGTTgtatttgggtgttttgttttcattgtgctgTCCTATGTGCAGatcttcagggctgtgctgaggatcccctctgagcagggacggcacaaagccttttccacgTGCCTCCCTCACCTGGCCGTGGTCTCCCTGTTTCTCAGCACTGCCATGTTTGCCTACCTAAAGCCTCcttccatctcctccccacccctggacctggtggtggcagtgctgtactCGGTGGTGCCTCCAGCCGTGAACCCCCTCATCTACGGCATGAGGAACCAGGAGCTCAAGGATGCAGTGTGCAAACTGATGACTGGAAGTTTTTCTGAAGCAATTAGCTGTCCATGTCCTTATGCATAG